One Natator depressus isolate rNatDep1 chromosome 6, rNatDep2.hap1, whole genome shotgun sequence DNA window includes the following coding sequences:
- the DHCR7 gene encoding 7-dehydrocholesterol reductase isoform X3 — protein sequence MAAFPEGKSEERKHKNIPNGSGASQGQWGRAWEVDWFSLASVLFLLTFSPFIVYYFIMSCDQYHCSLTDPIIDVLMGNSHLSDIWNKTPSLSWKAANIYIFWVTFQVMLYILVPDFCHKFLPGYVGGVQEGTLTPAGTVNKYEINGLQAWIITHALWFANAHYFHWFSPTIIFDNWIPLLWCANILGYAASTFAMIKSYFFPSNPNDCKFTGNLFYDYMMGIEFNPRIGKWFDFKLFFNGRPGIVAWTLINLSYAAKQQELYGQVTNSMILVNVLQGIYVLDFFWNEAWYLKTIDICHDHFGWYLGWGDCVWLPYLYTLQTPYHGKHGAC from the exons ATGGCAGCCTTTCCTGAAGGAAAATCTGAAGAAAGGAAACATAAGAACATCCCAAATGGTTCTGGAGCATCTCAAGGCCAATGGGGAAGAGCCTG GGAAGTAGACTGGTTTTCCTTGGCCAGCGTCCTCTTCCTGCTTACGTTTTCTCCATTCATCGTATATTACTTTATAATGTCGTGTGATCAGTACCATTGCTCTCTGACGGACCCCATCATTGATGTGCTCATGGGGAATTCCCATCTCTCCGACATCTGGAACAAGACACCCTCCCTGAGCTGGAAAGCTGCTAACATCTATATATTTTGGGTCACTTTCCAG GTGATGTTATATATATTAGTTCCTGATTTCTGCCACAAGTTTCTACCTGGATATGTAGGAGGAGTACAAGAAGGCACTCTGACCCCTGCTG GCACAgtaaataaatatgaaatcaaTGGACTTCAAGCCTGGATCATTACCCATGCTCTCTGGTTTGCAAATGCTCACTACTTCCATTGGTTCTCACCCACCATCATTTTTGACAACTGGATTCCTCTCCTATGGTGTGCTAATATTCTGGGATACGCAGCTTCCACATTTGCAATGATTAAAAGCTACTTTTTCCCCAGTAACCCCAATGACTG CAAATTCACCGGCAATTTATTTTATGACTATATGATGGGGATTGAATTTAACCCTCGAATAGGGAAGTGGTTTGATTTCAAGCTATTCTTCAATGGCCGGCCTGGTATTGTAGCCTGGACTCTAATTAACCTCTCCTACGCTGCCAAACAACAGGAACTGTATGGTCAGGTGACCAACTCAATGATCCTAGTCAATGTCCTACAG GGTATTTATGTATTGGACTTCTTCTGGAATGAAGCTTGGTATTTGAAAACTATTGATATCTGCCATGATCATTTTGGATGGTACCTGGGCTGGGGAGACTGCGTTTGGCTGCCTTACCTCTACACTCTGCAG acgccataccacggcaagcatggagcctgctga
- the DHCR7 gene encoding 7-dehydrocholesterol reductase isoform X2, which produces MAAFPEGKSEERKHKNIPNGSGASQGQWGRAWEVDWFSLASVLFLLTFSPFIVYYFIMSCDQYHCSLTDPIIDVLMGNSHLSDIWNKTPSLSWKAANIYIFWVTFQVMLYILVPDFCHKFLPGYVGGVQEGTLTPAGTVNKYEINGLQAWIITHALWFANAHYFHWFSPTIIFDNWIPLLWCANILGYAASTFAMIKSYFFPSNPNDCKFTGNLFYDYMMGIEFNPRIGKWFDFKLFFNGRPGIVAWTLINLSYAAKQQELYGQVTNSMILVNVLQGIYVLDFFWNEAWYLKTIDICHDHFGWYLGWGDCVWLPYLYTLQVLSDLHIGRYDLTRPG; this is translated from the exons ATGGCAGCCTTTCCTGAAGGAAAATCTGAAGAAAGGAAACATAAGAACATCCCAAATGGTTCTGGAGCATCTCAAGGCCAATGGGGAAGAGCCTG GGAAGTAGACTGGTTTTCCTTGGCCAGCGTCCTCTTCCTGCTTACGTTTTCTCCATTCATCGTATATTACTTTATAATGTCGTGTGATCAGTACCATTGCTCTCTGACGGACCCCATCATTGATGTGCTCATGGGGAATTCCCATCTCTCCGACATCTGGAACAAGACACCCTCCCTGAGCTGGAAAGCTGCTAACATCTATATATTTTGGGTCACTTTCCAG GTGATGTTATATATATTAGTTCCTGATTTCTGCCACAAGTTTCTACCTGGATATGTAGGAGGAGTACAAGAAGGCACTCTGACCCCTGCTG GCACAgtaaataaatatgaaatcaaTGGACTTCAAGCCTGGATCATTACCCATGCTCTCTGGTTTGCAAATGCTCACTACTTCCATTGGTTCTCACCCACCATCATTTTTGACAACTGGATTCCTCTCCTATGGTGTGCTAATATTCTGGGATACGCAGCTTCCACATTTGCAATGATTAAAAGCTACTTTTTCCCCAGTAACCCCAATGACTG CAAATTCACCGGCAATTTATTTTATGACTATATGATGGGGATTGAATTTAACCCTCGAATAGGGAAGTGGTTTGATTTCAAGCTATTCTTCAATGGCCGGCCTGGTATTGTAGCCTGGACTCTAATTAACCTCTCCTACGCTGCCAAACAACAGGAACTGTATGGTCAGGTGACCAACTCAATGATCCTAGTCAATGTCCTACAG GGTATTTATGTATTGGACTTCTTCTGGAATGAAGCTTGGTATTTGAAAACTATTGATATCTGCCATGATCATTTTGGATGGTACCTGGGCTGGGGAGACTGCGTTTGGCTGCCTTACCTCTACACTCTGCAG
- the DHCR7 gene encoding 7-dehydrocholesterol reductase isoform X1, translated as MAAFPEGKSEERKHKNIPNGSGASQGQWGRAWEVDWFSLASVLFLLTFSPFIVYYFIMSCDQYHCSLTDPIIDVLMGNSHLSDIWNKTPSLSWKAANIYIFWVTFQVMLYILVPDFCHKFLPGYVGGVQEGTLTPAGTVNKYEINGLQAWIITHALWFANAHYFHWFSPTIIFDNWIPLLWCANILGYAASTFAMIKSYFFPSNPNDCKFTGNLFYDYMMGIEFNPRIGKWFDFKLFFNGRPGIVAWTLINLSYAAKQQELYGQVTNSMILVNVLQGIYVLDFFWNEAWYLKTIDICHDHFGWYLGWGDCVWLPYLYTLQGLYLVYHPVQLSTANAVGILLLGLVGYYIFRMTNHQKDLFRRTDGHCKIWGQKPEYIECSYTSLDGTKYYSKLMISGFWGVARHFNYTGDLMGSLAYCLTCGFGHILPYFYIIYMTILLTHRCIRDEHRCSSKYGKEWKRYTTAVPYRLIPGVF; from the exons ATGGCAGCCTTTCCTGAAGGAAAATCTGAAGAAAGGAAACATAAGAACATCCCAAATGGTTCTGGAGCATCTCAAGGCCAATGGGGAAGAGCCTG GGAAGTAGACTGGTTTTCCTTGGCCAGCGTCCTCTTCCTGCTTACGTTTTCTCCATTCATCGTATATTACTTTATAATGTCGTGTGATCAGTACCATTGCTCTCTGACGGACCCCATCATTGATGTGCTCATGGGGAATTCCCATCTCTCCGACATCTGGAACAAGACACCCTCCCTGAGCTGGAAAGCTGCTAACATCTATATATTTTGGGTCACTTTCCAG GTGATGTTATATATATTAGTTCCTGATTTCTGCCACAAGTTTCTACCTGGATATGTAGGAGGAGTACAAGAAGGCACTCTGACCCCTGCTG GCACAgtaaataaatatgaaatcaaTGGACTTCAAGCCTGGATCATTACCCATGCTCTCTGGTTTGCAAATGCTCACTACTTCCATTGGTTCTCACCCACCATCATTTTTGACAACTGGATTCCTCTCCTATGGTGTGCTAATATTCTGGGATACGCAGCTTCCACATTTGCAATGATTAAAAGCTACTTTTTCCCCAGTAACCCCAATGACTG CAAATTCACCGGCAATTTATTTTATGACTATATGATGGGGATTGAATTTAACCCTCGAATAGGGAAGTGGTTTGATTTCAAGCTATTCTTCAATGGCCGGCCTGGTATTGTAGCCTGGACTCTAATTAACCTCTCCTACGCTGCCAAACAACAGGAACTGTATGGTCAGGTGACCAACTCAATGATCCTAGTCAATGTCCTACAG GGTATTTATGTATTGGACTTCTTCTGGAATGAAGCTTGGTATTTGAAAACTATTGATATCTGCCATGATCATTTTGGATGGTACCTGGGCTGGGGAGACTGCGTTTGGCTGCCTTACCTCTACACTCTGCAG GGTTTATATCTGGTGTACCATCCTGTACAGCTCTCAACAGCTAATGCAGTTGGGATCCTGCTTTTGGGGCTGGTTGGCTATTATATCTTCAGGATGACCAACCACCAAAAAGATCTCTTCCGTCGCACAGATGGGCACTGTAAGATCTGGGGTCAGAAGCCAGAATATATTGAATGCTCCTACACATCATTGGATGGGACCAAATACTACAGCAAGCTGATGATTTCAGGATTCTGGGGAGTGGCGCGACATTTTAACTACACAGGTGACCTGATGGGCTCCCTGGCGTACTGCTTGACTTGTGGCTTTGGGCACATCCTGCCGTATTTCTACATCATTTACATGACCATTCTGCTGACCCACCGCTGCATCAGGGATGAACACCGTTGCTCCAGCAAATACGGCAAGGAGTGGAAGCGCTACACTACTGCAGTTCCTTACCGACTAATACCAGGAGTATTTTAA